In Vicia villosa cultivar HV-30 ecotype Madison, WI unplaced genomic scaffold, Vvil1.0 ctg.000041F_1_1_1, whole genome shotgun sequence, the following are encoded in one genomic region:
- the LOC131622702 gene encoding protein FAR1-RELATED SEQUENCE 5-like, with protein sequence MDGGDVIGHGVMQVNSEAHDGIFHENGRVNDDGELDFVSDGCLDNVEYDNRVVDEDSEFEEVEYYDEDAEEDNEFYGCEYDDEDGDDDGELDGDDYDDEIGSGYVSGHEYWNTDSNGGGISGEGSEWGSDRLNESISSDQLPDESFVVDEFDDIANMDMFNLQCDDVSKLQFGSLEIAYTWYCWFAKMNGFAVRTGQVIKKKSGDVTQQTFLCNLAGFRQNKVDNRKRGPRHETRCGCEAKFRVHIDIISHRWYVTVFTFEHNHAMLKEKHCRLLAGNRKLSKSDKMQIKNFGNAGIKVTQMIGSFANAAGGYDKVGFLKKDVHNQIARQRKEMSSDAKGAVRYLIDLRVIDPLMLVAHTVGADGTLQNLFWSDGESQKNYELFGDVLAFDATYKKNKYRCPFVVFSGVNHHNQTIIFATAIVSNEVEGTYVWLLEQFLVAMKGKTPLSVITDGDVAMRNAIRKVFPNSYHRLCAWHLLRNAISNISNPNFIPVFKKLMLGDHDVWKFESLWNEMLDRFGLEDNNWINELYQKRKMWATAHIRGNFFAGIRTTSRCEAFHSHMGQFVHSRMNMTDFVKQFHRCVAYFRFREVQADFESQYGQAVLHTNLRALERSASKHWTKEIFEMVRSVMKKVTLTSVLDIQDMASVTIYAVTKYRDEGHGWRVSHCPSNNDFRCSCLRMESIGIPCEHIVAVMVYLNIVEFPENLVLNRWSLYAKESISGSYEDGSHYWDSHLVARHATLVNLSKEVADLSYMDVDDYKKYLEYLTNELCRLKSKYNNEDVPDNIHVEEELVNILNPSCSRSKGCGPGTVGTSERPRRTQTCGICGAAGHNRRCCPTLGADGEPPADSSLQSASVRLSNDYGFSV encoded by the exons ATGGATGGTGGTGACGTTATTGGCCATGGAGTAATGCAAGTTAACTCT gaaGCACACGATGGGATTTTTCATGAGAATGGTCGTGTTAACGATGACGGTGAACTGGATTTTGTTAGTGATGGATGCTTGGATAATGTTGAATATGACAACAGAgttgttgatgaagattctgagtttgaaGAAGTTGAATACTATGATGAAGATGCGGAAGAAGATAATGAATTTTACGGATGTGAATACGAtgatgaagatggagatgatgatggcGAATTAGATGGTGATGATTATGATGACGAGATAGGTTCCGGTTATGTTAGTGGACACGAATATTGGAATACAGATTCAAACGGCGGTGGAATTTCTGGGGAAGGATCGGAATGGGGTTCGGACAGATTGAATGAATCGATATCTTCAGATCAACTTCCAGACGAATCATTTGTTGTTGACGAGTTTGACGACATTGCAAATATGGACATGTTTAACTTGCAATGTGATGATGTTTCGAAGCTGCAATTTGGAAGTCTGGAAATAGCTTACACATGGTACTGTTGGTTTGCAAAGATGAACGGTTTTGCAGTCCGTACAGGtcaagttattaaaaaaaagagtGGAGATGTTACTCAACAAACATTTCTTTGTAACCTTGCAGGATTTAGGCAAAACAAAGTAGATAATCGCAAACGTGGTCCGAGGCACGAAACCCGGTGTGGATGTGAAGCAAAATTTCGGGTTCATATTGATATAATTTCACACCGTTGGTATGTCACAGTTTTTACCTTTGAGCACAATCATGCAATGTTAAAGGAGAAGCACTGCAGGCTGTTGGCAGGTAATAGGAAGCTTAGTAAGTCAGATAAGATGCAAATTAAGAATTTTGGGAATGCCGGAATCAAAGTAACTCAAATGATTGGTTCATTCGCTAATGCTGCCGGGGGGTATGATAAGGTAGGATTTTTGAAGAAGGATGTACATAATCAAATTGCAAGACAAAGGAAAGAGATGTCTTCTGATGCTAAAGGTGCTGTCAGGTATCTTATTGATCTTCGTGTAATAGATCCATTGATGCTTGTTGCACACACGGTGGGTGCGGATGGAACGTTGCAAAACCTATTTTGGAGCGACGGTGAGAGTCAAAAGAATTATGAACTGTTTGGTGATGTGCTTGCTTTTGATGCTACCTACAAGAAAAATAAGTACAGGTGCCCATTTGTTGTTTTTTCTGGTGTTAATCACCATAACCAGACGATTATATTTGCTACTGCCATAGTTTCAAATGAGGTTGAAGGGACATATGTATGGTTGCTGGAGCAGTTTTTGGTTGCAATGAAAGGTAAGACACCTTTATCTGTAATAACGGACGGTGATGTTGCTATGAGAAATGCAATCAGGAAAGTCTTTCCCAACAGTTACCACAGGTTATGTGCATGGCATCTCCTacgaaatgcaatttccaacattagCAATCCCAATTTCATCCctgttttcaaaaaattaatgCTTGGTGATCACGATGTTTGGAAATTTGAGAGTCTGTGGAATGAAATGTTAGATAGGTTTGGGTTAGAAGATAATAATTGGATCAATGAATTGTACCAGAAAAGGAAGATGTGGGCAACAGCTCATATTAGGGGAAATTTCTTTGCAGGAATAAGAACGACATCGCGGTGCGAAGCATTTCATAGTCATATGGGACAGTTTGTACACTCGAGGATGAATATGACTGATTTTGTTAAGCAGTTCCATAGGTGTGTGGCATATTTTCGATTTAGAGAGGTTCAAGCTGATTTTGAATCCCAATATGGACAGGCAGTGTTGCATACCAATCTTAGGGCGCTTGAGAGGTCAGCATCAAAGCACTGGACAAAAGAGATATTTGAAATGGTACGATCTGTTATGAAAAAGGTAACCTTAACATCTGTATTAGATATTCAAGATATGGCATCAGTTACCATTTATGCGGTGACAAAATACAGAGACGAAGGGCATGGATGGCGTGTTTCCCACTGTCCATCGAATAACGATTTCAGATGCTCGTGTCTTAGAATGGAATCCATTGGGATTCCTTGTGAGCACATTGTTGCTGTGATGGTTTATCTTAATATTGTAGAATTTCCTGAGAATCTTGTGCTGAATCGTTGGTCATTATATGCGAAGGAGTCTATTAGTGGAAGTTATGAAGATGGTTCCCACTACTGGGATTCACATTTGGTTGCTAGACACGCTACTTTGGTGAATCTTAGTAAGGAGGTCGCTGACTTGTCATATATGGATGTTGATGAttacaaaaaatatttagaatatcTGACTAATGAACTTTGTAGGCTTAAATCGAAGTACAACAATGAAGATGTTCCAGATAACATACATGTTGAAGAGGAGTTGGTGAATATACTTAACCCTTCAtgttcaagaagcaagggttgtGGACCAGGTACTGTTGGTACATCAGAGAGACCCAGGCGGACACAGACGTGTGGGATATGCGGTGCAGCTGGTCACAACAGAAGATGCTGCCCTACTCTTGGAGCAGATGGAGAGCCTCCTGCAGATAGTTCTTTACAATCAGCATCTGTAAGGTTAAGTAATGACTATGGATTTTCAGTTTGA